The proteins below are encoded in one region of Parvicella tangerina:
- a CDS encoding TonB-dependent receptor → MLKVLYILITVILPLSSLGQTIYGTVTDKNGKPLEFVNIYEKVDGIGTTTDELGKYKIENLPTGEHKLIVSFVGYIPFEESFYLSNGNSLKVDVVLEEDTQSLDEFVVSGTMKPISKTESAVPVEVYNTEFFKANPTPSLFESMENVNGVRPQNNCNVCNTGDIHINGLEGSYTMVLIDGMPLVSGLSTVYGLTGIPQSLIERVEVVKGPASTLYGSEAIGGLINVITKTPVNAPIFSADVFSSSWGEVNTDLGFRFGKKEKFNSIIGVNYFNYQNPIDHNNDGFTDLTLQDRISVFNKWSFNRKQSRVLNIAFRYNYEDRWGGQMNWTPVFRGGDSVYGESIYTSRWETFGTYQLPTKEKVFFQFSGNGHQQNSTYGDTWYIADQYVGFGQLYWNKVTKKHDITSALVYRYTYYDDNTPATSFVNTDSSTSINQPNITHLPGVFVQDNISIGTQSKLLLGMRYDYNSIHGNIFTPRVNYKWSSKDLRNTLRIGGGTGYRVVNVFTEDHAALTGARTVIFEEALKPETSYNANLNYVHKAYLDAGLLNIDFSGWFTYFTNKIVPDYETNANTIYYGNLNGSAKSQGVSLNVDLYLKNGFRFLIGSTLMDVLIKENNIIERQLLTENFTGNFTLGYELKQIGLSIDYTGKVYSPMRLPLLGELDNRSEHSPWFSIQNIQLTKSLGKQDQFEVYGGIKNLLNYTPPSNSIARAFDPFDRGVIFDNDGNAIPTENNPNALTFDPAYVYASNQGIRGFIGMRYSFK, encoded by the coding sequence ATGCTAAAAGTGCTTTACATCCTAATAACTGTTATACTTCCGTTATCTTCATTAGGACAGACAATCTATGGTACTGTTACCGACAAGAACGGAAAACCATTGGAGTTTGTGAATATTTATGAGAAAGTAGATGGCATAGGAACAACTACAGATGAGCTTGGAAAATATAAAATTGAAAATCTACCAACTGGTGAGCATAAGTTAATAGTTAGTTTTGTAGGCTATATACCCTTCGAAGAATCTTTTTATCTCTCAAATGGGAATTCTCTGAAGGTGGATGTCGTGCTTGAAGAAGACACTCAAAGTTTGGATGAGTTTGTGGTAAGTGGAACAATGAAACCTATCAGCAAAACCGAAAGCGCAGTTCCTGTAGAAGTGTATAATACCGAATTCTTTAAAGCGAATCCTACTCCATCTTTATTTGAGTCTATGGAAAACGTAAATGGTGTCCGACCACAAAACAACTGTAATGTTTGTAATACGGGCGACATTCACATCAATGGATTGGAAGGAAGTTATACTATGGTACTTATTGATGGGATGCCTTTAGTAAGTGGCTTATCTACTGTATATGGATTAACTGGAATTCCGCAATCGTTAATAGAGCGAGTTGAAGTAGTAAAGGGACCAGCATCTACCCTTTATGGGTCTGAAGCTATAGGAGGTTTGATCAATGTAATCACCAAAACTCCAGTTAACGCTCCCATTTTTTCTGCTGACGTGTTTAGCTCCTCCTGGGGAGAGGTCAATACAGATCTTGGATTCCGATTTGGCAAAAAAGAGAAGTTTAACAGTATAATTGGTGTGAATTACTTCAATTATCAAAATCCAATTGACCATAATAACGATGGCTTTACGGATCTCACCTTACAAGATCGCATTTCTGTTTTCAATAAATGGAGTTTTAATCGCAAACAATCGAGGGTTCTTAATATTGCCTTTCGCTATAATTATGAGGACCGTTGGGGAGGTCAAATGAATTGGACTCCAGTTTTTAGAGGTGGTGATTCGGTTTATGGAGAGAGTATCTACACCAGCAGATGGGAAACCTTTGGAACCTATCAACTGCCGACAAAAGAAAAGGTGTTCTTTCAATTTAGCGGAAACGGACATCAACAAAACTCTACTTATGGTGATACCTGGTATATCGCTGATCAGTATGTAGGTTTTGGACAACTCTATTGGAATAAAGTGACCAAAAAACACGATATTACCTCTGCCTTAGTCTATCGATACACATACTATGATGATAATACCCCGGCAACATCCTTTGTAAACACTGACAGTAGTACTTCTATCAACCAGCCGAATATTACCCATTTACCTGGAGTTTTTGTTCAAGACAACATCTCTATTGGAACGCAATCAAAGCTTTTGTTGGGGATGCGATACGATTATAACTCTATACATGGCAATATTTTCACGCCACGGGTAAATTACAAATGGTCCTCCAAAGATCTTAGGAATACGCTAAGAATTGGAGGTGGAACAGGTTATCGTGTAGTAAACGTATTTACAGAAGATCATGCTGCTTTGACTGGTGCAAGGACAGTGATTTTCGAAGAGGCGTTAAAACCAGAGACTTCTTATAACGCTAACCTCAACTATGTACACAAAGCATATTTGGATGCTGGTTTATTAAATATCGACTTCTCTGGATGGTTTACCTATTTTACCAACAAAATCGTACCTGATTATGAGACTAATGCCAATACAATTTATTATGGAAACTTAAATGGTTCTGCTAAGTCACAGGGTGTTTCTTTAAACGTTGATTTATATCTTAAAAATGGTTTTAGATTTTTGATTGGTTCCACATTGATGGATGTACTAATCAAAGAAAATAACATCATCGAACGTCAGCTACTCACTGAAAATTTTACAGGTAATTTCACCCTTGGTTATGAATTAAAGCAAATTGGTCTATCAATCGATTATACAGGAAAAGTTTACAGTCCGATGCGCTTACCGCTATTGGGCGAATTGGACAACCGATCGGAGCATTCACCCTGGTTTAGTATTCAAAACATCCAACTTACAAAGTCCTTAGGAAAGCAAGATCAATTTGAGGTTTATGGAGGAATTAAGAACCTTTTGAACTATACCCCTCCTAGTAATAGTATTGCTAGAGCGTTCGACCCTTTTGATCGAGGAGTTATATTTGACAATGATGGAAACGCCATACCCACTGAAAATAATCCAAATGCATTGACCTTTGATCCAGCTTATGTCTATGCTTCCAATCAGGGAATTAGAGGGTTTATAGGAATGAGGTATAGTTTTAAGTAG